In Maylandia zebra isolate NMK-2024a linkage group LG12, Mzebra_GT3a, whole genome shotgun sequence, a single genomic region encodes these proteins:
- the npy8br gene encoding neuropeptide Y receptor Y8b: MELQHSTNHNQASWNSTEDCLLSVSGTTLLIIAYSTVMAVGLIGNSCLVFVITRHKEMHNVTNIFIVNLSCSDILTCIICLPVTIIYTLMDHWILGETLCKLTPFIQCISVTVSIFSLVLIAMERYQLIVHPTGWKPMVAHSYLAVAITWIVACIISVPLLSYNVLILPFQNFSTPLPINDNFICMEQWPSVKERRAYFTSLLVFQYFLPLILIMVCYLHVYLRLRRRKDMVDRSRNTAQKKNKGSTRINAMLVAIVVAFALSWLPLNVFNTVFDWHHELIPSCSHDIIFSLCHLTAMISTCVNPIIYGFLNSNFQKQLKSTLLRCRCWAVVERYESVPLSTVSTEVTKGSILSNGSVSNNT; the protein is encoded by the coding sequence ATGGAGCTGCAGCACAGCACCAATCACAACCAAGCCTCGTGGAATTCGACCGAGGACTGCTTGCTGTCGGTGAGTGGCACCACGTTACTCATCATTGCTTACAGTACAGTCATGGCAGTGGGGCTCATTGGAAACTCCTGCCTGGTGTTTGTCATCACACGGCACAAAGAGATGCACAACGTGACCAACATCTTCATTGTCAATCTGTCCTGCTCAGACATTCTCACGTGCATTATATGCCTGCCGGTCACTATTATCTACACACTGATGGACCACTGGATCTTAGGAGAGACCCTCTGCAAGCTCACACCTTTCATCCAGTGTATATCAGTCACTGTCTCCATCTTCTCCCTCGTTCTGATCGCCATGGAGCGCTACCAGCTTATCGTCCACCCGACAGGATGGAAACCCATGGTAGCCCACTCCTACCTGGCTGTGGCTATCACCTGGATTGTGGCCTGCATAATCTCAGTGCCTTTGCTTTCCTACAACGTactcattttgccttttcagAACTTCAGCACTCCACTCCCAATAAATGACAACTTTATTTGCATGGAGCAGTGGCCGTCAGTTAAGGAACGGCGAGCTTACTTCACCTCCCTGCTCGTCTTTCAGTACTTCCTCCCGCTTATCCTCATCATGGTCTGCTACCTGCATGTCTACCTTCgcctgaggaggaggaaggacaTGGTGGACCGCAGCAGGAACACCGCTCAGAAAAAGAACAAGGGCTCCACGAGGATAAATGCCATGTTAGTCGCCATAGTCGTGGCTTTCGCCCTCTCCTGGCTCCCGCTCAACGTCTTCAACACGGTGTTTGACTGGCACCACGAGCTCATCCCGTCTTGCAGCCATGACATCATCTTCTCGCTGTGCCACCTCACTGCCATGATCTCCACCTGCGTCAACCCGATCATCTACGGTTTCCTCAACAGCAATTTCCAGAAACAGCTCAAGTCCACGCTGCTGCGCTGCCGCTGCTGGGCCGTGGTGGAGAGGTACGAGAGTGTGCCGCTCTCCACCGTCAGCACAGAGGTCACCAAGGGGTCGATTTTGAGCAACGGCTCTGTCAGCAACAATACGTAA